GCTGTTCCTCGAACCGCTCCTCCGCCCGCAGTCGTTGGGCGGCGGCCACGTCGGCGGCGGCCCGGGCCGCGCGGTCGCGCTGGCGCAGCAGGAGCGCGATCCCCAGTGCGGCGAGCACGGCGGCCACGCCCACCGACCTGACCAGGAGCGGGTCCTGACTGAATACCAGTGCGGTCACGGCGGCCACGACGAGAACGGCGGCGGCGGTGGGGGGAACGGCCCGGCCGAGGACGGAGGAATGACGATGACGTCCGCGAGACATGCCAAGAAACTAGCGTGCGAATTGGGGCCGTGTCAGCCCAGGGTGCCGTTAACGGCGGCACGGGCCTCCACCCGGGCCCCGCGGACACCGCGGCGGGGCACCGCGCGGGGCGGCCGGCGGGGCACCCGTCAGCGCGGCGAGGCCGCCCGGGCGGTCGGATCGTCGTGATCCTCGGGCAGCCGGCAGATGTGCTGCAGCCAGAGCGCGGCCGCCATCACGGCCACCCCGGCGAGCACCGCGAAGCCCGCGGTGACCGCCTGCGCCCGGCGGGCGGCGACGTCCAGCTCGGTCAGCAGCTCGATGCCCATCCCGGCGTAGACCCCGGTCACGACGGCCGAGACCAGTGCGCTCGCCTGCCCCAGGACCAGGGCCCGGGCGGCGCCCAGCGGGTCGACGCCCTTGGCGCCGGGCTGCCGCTCGCGGGCCGCCTTCAGCCGGGAGCGCAGCGAGATCGCGGTGGCCAGCAGCACCACCGCGACCGCCGCCAGGACCAGGGGCGCCGCCGCGGGTACGCCGGGCAGGGTGTCCAACGAGGCCCACAACCTGGCACCGGCCCAGGACAGCGCCGTCGTGACAGCGGTGATGGCGGCCAGCAGACGGATGCGGAGCAGCTTCACTCGGACGAGGTCCTTCCCGGATGCCGGAGAGAGGGGCGGCCGCACCGGGGGGCGCGGCGGCGGCGCCAGGCCACCGTATCGGGCCCGGCCGTGCGGACACCTACTCGTACGGCCGGGAGCCCTCCCTAGTTCCTGCCGGGCCGAAGCCGGCCGTCGCGGCACGCCGGTCCCGGCCGGGCGGACGCCTGTCCGCCGCGGCCGGAGGGCGGTGTCCTACTCGGGCAGCCGCAGGTTGATGTCGTCGCGCCGGCGGACGCCCTGGGAGTCCTCCCCGCCGAGGTCGTCGAGCAGGTCGGCGACCAGGCCCAGGCCCGGCAGCTCCGCCTTGGGGTCGGCGTCCAACCACGGGGCGAGCACGAAGGCCCGCTCGTGCGAGCGCGGGTGCGGCAGCAGCAGCTCGGGGTCGTCGCTGGTGACGCCCTCGTACGCGAGGATGTCGACGTCCAGCGTGCGCGGGCCCCAGCGGACGGTGCGGACCCGGCCGAAGGCGTCCTCGACCGCGTTGCCCCGCTCCAGCAGGGAGTGCGGCGGCAGGGTGGTGCGGAGCACGACCACCGCGTTGTAGTAGTTCGGCTGCTCCTCGGGGCCGCCGAGGGCCTCCGTCTCGTAGACGGCGGAGACGGCCTTGATGCGCAGCCCGGGGGTGTCGGCGAGGGCGTCCACGGCCCCCTGGAGGGTCTCCAGCCGGTTGCCGAGGTTGCTGCCGAGGGCGATCACGGCGTAGCGCGGGTTGTGCAGGGTGGTGTCCGCCGAGTCGACCCTGCGCTCCAGGTCGAACGTGGTCGGCGAGGCGGTCGGGTCACTGGTGCTCATCGGATTCCCTCTGCGGCTGGGCGGCGGGACTAGGCGCGCAGGTCATGCGCGGCCCCGGTGGATGGTGACGGTGACGTCGTCGAACGGCACGGTGATCGGGGCGTCGGGCTTGTGCACGGTCACCTCGACCTCCTCGACCGGTTCGTGCTTGAGGCACTGGTCGGCGATGCGCTGCGCAAGCGTCTCGATCAGGTCGACGGGCTCGCCCGCGATGACCGCGGTGACCTCCTCGGCGATCACGCCGTAGTGGGCCGTGCGGGTGAGGTCGTCGCCGGACGCGGCCGGACGGGTGTCCAGGAACAGCACGAGGTCGACCACGAAGGTCTGGCCCTCGACGCGCTCACGCTCGAAGACGCCGTGGTGGCCCCGGGCACGCAGACCCCGAAGGGTGACGCGGTCCAGCAAACGAATCACTGCTCCCAGTCGGACGGGCCGCCCTGCCTGGGCAGGGCGAAGGCGGGCATCGTCGCCCGCCGGTCTTCGAATCTACCTGCGAGCACGGACAACGCCAGACCGTCCTACCCGGCACGGCACGGCGTCACGCACGCCACTGTGGCGATTGACGTGAACGTTCGGTGCCGGTCCCGGGATTCCCGGAGCACAACCGCGAGGCCTGCCGGGGTCAGTCCTCTTCCTCGTCGTCCCCGCTGGTCAGCACGGGTGAACCGTGGTGCGACCAGAGCTTCCAGCCGTCGCCGGTGCGCCGGAACAGGTTGGTGGAGACGACCTTGCCCCCGACCAGCGGACCCAGCTCGCCCTCCTCCTCCGCCTCGCCGCCGGACAGGATGTTCTCGGTGCAGGTGACAAGGGCCACATCGCCCTGCACCTCGGCCTCCACATCGGTCAGGAAGAACTGGATGTACTCCGTGTTCATCATGATCAGCATGTAGGACCTGGTGACCTGGGCCCGGCCGCGCAGGACCGGCCAGCCGGGGTGCACGCACACCACGCCGCCCTTGTCGTCGGCCTCC
The sequence above is a segment of the Kitasatospora sp. NBC_00240 genome. Coding sequences within it:
- a CDS encoding DUF3180 domain-containing protein, coding for MKLLRIRLLAAITAVTTALSWAGARLWASLDTLPGVPAAAPLVLAAVAVVLLATAISLRSRLKAARERQPGAKGVDPLGAARALVLGQASALVSAVVTGVYAGMGIELLTELDVAARRAQAVTAGFAVLAGVAVMAAALWLQHICRLPEDHDDPTARAASPR
- the folK gene encoding 2-amino-4-hydroxy-6-hydroxymethyldihydropteridine diphosphokinase encodes the protein MSTSDPTASPTTFDLERRVDSADTTLHNPRYAVIALGSNLGNRLETLQGAVDALADTPGLRIKAVSAVYETEALGGPEEQPNYYNAVVVLRTTLPPHSLLERGNAVEDAFGRVRTVRWGPRTLDVDILAYEGVTSDDPELLLPHPRSHERAFVLAPWLDADPKAELPGLGLVADLLDDLGGEDSQGVRRRDDINLRLPE
- a CDS encoding nuclear transport factor 2 family protein; amino-acid sequence: MSGGTSDQQAAEADRDAVLAANQALYEALENGDLEAVEQAWLGAGEADDKGGVVCVHPGWPVLRGRAQVTRSYMLIMMNTEYIQFFLTDVEAEVQGDVALVTCTENILSGGEAEEEGELGPLVGGKVVSTNLFRRTGDGWKLWSHHGSPVLTSGDDEEED
- the folB gene encoding dihydroneopterin aldolase, producing MDRVTLRGLRARGHHGVFERERVEGQTFVVDLVLFLDTRPAASGDDLTRTAHYGVIAEEVTAVIAGEPVDLIETLAQRIADQCLKHEPVEEVEVTVHKPDAPITVPFDDVTVTIHRGRA